TCGGGTAACCGTTCGGGTTTCGACCAGGTTTTACCGCCGTCGGACGAAGTTATTTTCATGCCCCACCAGGTCGACGGACTGGGACCGACCTTGTAAAACAACAGCAAAGGGCCTTTGGGCATCTGAAACAGCACCGGGTTCCAGGTGGGGTGCCGTGTGCCGTCCGGCTGCACGCCGTTGGCTACTTCCACCGGTGCCGTCCAGCCTTTCTTTCCCCGGTGGCTGATCCAGATGCCGACGTCGGGATGCTTTTCGTGGGTGCCGCCAAACCAGGCGGCTACAATACCGTCCGGGGTTTCGGCCAGCGTGGAAGCATGGCACGAGGGGAACGGGGCTTTTTCGTAAATAAACTCGGAAGTTACAATGCCGCTGGTCGGTTGGGCGGCCAGAAAGCCGGGCAGAATGCCCAGCAACAGGACCATGAGGGCGTTTTTCATAGAACGCTGGCGTTTTTCAGGTTTAGGGTTTAAAACCAAAAATATAGTTTTTGGCTACGGAAAAAAAGCAGACAACAGGAATCGTCTTTGCAGCCTGAACGGACAACGGCTCAGGACCACAAATCCTGTTAAAATGGTTGGTGGTTTGTGGGCAGCAAAAATGCCGTTCGCCGGGGATGGTTGCCCCCGGCGAACGGCATTTTTATGAAATAGTTCACTAAATCCCTTTGTTCAACACCCGCACTTTCACGTGCGACGGGTTTTTGTTGGAAAAATAAACACGGTGCGTGGCTTTCTGAAAGTCGGCTTCTGTGGCGTCGTAGATATTCATGAATTTCTGCGGATTGCGGTCCACCAGCGGAAACCACGAGCTTTGCACCTGCACCATCATTTTGTGGCCTTTCCGGAAGGTATGAGCCGCGTCCTGCATGTCAAACTTCACCTCCGTAACCTCACCGGGCTTCAGCGGCTCCGGCTTCGAGAAGCTGTTGCGGAATTTAGCCCGCATGACCTCGCCCCGAACCATCAACTGAAAACCGGGCATCTTCGTCATCGGTATCGGGCTGGTGGCTTTGGTGGTGTCGGGATACACATCGATCAGTTTGACCACAAAATCAGCATCCGTGCCGGTTGTCGAGACAAAGAGGTTCGCCATGATGTTGCCGGTAATGGTCACATCCTCGGTCAACGGTTCGGATTCGTACACCAGTACATCAGGGCGGGCAGCCGCAAACCGCTGGTCTTCGTACATGAAATCGCTGCCCCGGACAATCCGGACTTCGTTGGTGTACGGAACCGGCTTTTTCGGATCGCTGAGGTATTCATCAAACACCGCTTCGGTTTCTTTTGGCGCTTCAAACGACAGTTTGCCGTTGGTGTGCAGGTAGATAGTGCGCTCCTCCGACTCCTTGGGCGGCCACTGGCTGTATTGCTTCCACTCGTTGGAACCCGTCAGAAAAATCGAGGCTTCCGGCAGTTGCGGATCGGGCCCGTCTTTCAGGTGGTGATTGAAAAACGCCAGTTCAATTTTTTCCCGGTAATAAGGGGCCGTCTGGGAGCCAAACTTAATATTCCCCAGCGCATCGCCGTTGCCGCGCGCCCAGCCGCCGTGAATCCAGGGACCCATCACCAGGATATTCTTCGTCTTCGGGTTTTTACTTTCGATGCCTGCGTACGTTTTAAGCGGCCCGTACAGGTCTTCCTGATCAAACCAGCCGCCCACCGTCATCACCGCCGGTTTGATGTTTTTCAGGTGCGGCACCGGCGTTCGGGCCTGCCAGAATTCATCGTAATTCGGGTGGTCGATCATCTCCTGCCAGATTTTGTTCTCGTTGTTGAAAAACCGCTCGTTGATTTTTGAAAGCGGTCCGACCTGCCGGTAGAATGTATACGAATCGGGCGTGCCGTAGGCCGAGAAACCGGGCGAGGGCTTGGAGGTCGGCACGGGCCGGGGCTTGCCGTAGGAGGACAGAAAAGCAAACGTGCCCATCAGGAAAAACGCGCCGTTGTGGTGCCGGTCGTCGCCCATGTACCAGTCCGTAACGGGTGCCTGGGGCGATACCGCTTTCAGGGCCGGGTGCGCGTCAATGGCCGTCAGGGTCGTGTAAAAGCCGGGTGCCGAAATGCCCCAGGTGCCCACGCGCCCGTTGTTGTTCGGGAGGTTCTTGATCAGCCAGTCGATGGAATCGTAAGTGTCCGAACTCTCGTCTACATCCGTTTTTCTCTTCTTGTCGGGGTTATGCGGGCGAACGGCTACAAACTCCCCTTCCGACATCCAGCGCCCACGAACGTCCTGATAAACAAAAATGTAACCATCTCTCGCAAACAGCATCGACGGCCCGAGCGAGGGCTTGTACTTGTCTTCGCCGTACGGGGCCACGCTGTAGGGCGTGCGGTCCAACAGAATCGGATACTTCTGTGACGTATTTTTGGGCACGTAGATCGACGTAAACAGCTTCACCCCGTCGCGCATCGGTATCATCCGCTCCATCTTGGTGTAATTCTGGGCGAGGAACAGTGAATCCTGTTTATTGACCAGCGGCTGGGCCAGCAGCGGACTTGCCAGAACCGTCCCGACGGCCAGCGCCAGGAGTCTACGAACGAACGGTATTTTTAGCTTCATTTTCATACGTAATCAGGTTGGTTGATGCGTTGGTTTTACGGCCCGCGTTGTTGACCGGGCCATTTTACGAATGTTCGCGTTCCGTAGATGGCGGCTGCGCCGGATCTTTCAGAACTGGCATCGGCTCCGTGACGGCGCGGATGTTATCCGAAATCCGGTTGGGAGCCTGATCCCGGTCGGTCCACGGGCAGACAAGTTCAAGTTGAAAATGATGGGGCGAAGCAGCAGATCGAACCGTCCGCTGGAGATGGTTTATGCCGGTAAATGCTGAAATTGCCAGTTTTTACGAACAGTACAAGTATAGGAATTCCCGCAGTCAATTCACAAAACTAACGCGGATATTGTTGGCCGGCACGGACCGGAAGACGGGGAGCGGGCCGGGTTACGAGTCGCTCAGACGGATGACGAAATTCTTGATCGGATTCTTTTTGATAATCTTGACCAGTTTGCCTTTTTCGTAAAAGTACTCGTCTTCCCGGTCGTCGATCCGGATGCGGTAACTGCCTTTTTTGGTGGGCTCAATGGTGGCGTAATCGCCGAAATATTCCGCAAAAACCCGGGCGCGGCCGACGGGTTCTTCAAAATACAGCTGCATGGCGGTGAAATCGATTGGCTGCGTTTCTACGGCTTTTCGCTCGTATTTATACTGTTTAACGTTAATATCGTAATGGTCTTTCTGCCAGATGATGTCCGACAGGTAGTTGCCCCGGTTGGTATGAGCG
This Larkinella insperata DNA region includes the following protein-coding sequences:
- a CDS encoding CocE/NonD family hydrolase → MKMKLKIPFVRRLLALAVGTVLASPLLAQPLVNKQDSLFLAQNYTKMERMIPMRDGVKLFTSIYVPKNTSQKYPILLDRTPYSVAPYGEDKYKPSLGPSMLFARDGYIFVYQDVRGRWMSEGEFVAVRPHNPDKKRKTDVDESSDTYDSIDWLIKNLPNNNGRVGTWGISAPGFYTTLTAIDAHPALKAVSPQAPVTDWYMGDDRHHNGAFFLMGTFAFLSSYGKPRPVPTSKPSPGFSAYGTPDSYTFYRQVGPLSKINERFFNNENKIWQEMIDHPNYDEFWQARTPVPHLKNIKPAVMTVGGWFDQEDLYGPLKTYAGIESKNPKTKNILVMGPWIHGGWARGNGDALGNIKFGSQTAPYYREKIELAFFNHHLKDGPDPQLPEASIFLTGSNEWKQYSQWPPKESEERTIYLHTNGKLSFEAPKETEAVFDEYLSDPKKPVPYTNEVRIVRGSDFMYEDQRFAAARPDVLVYESEPLTEDVTITGNIMANLFVSTTGTDADFVVKLIDVYPDTTKATSPIPMTKMPGFQLMVRGEVMRAKFRNSFSKPEPLKPGEVTEVKFDMQDAAHTFRKGHKMMVQVQSSWFPLVDRNPQKFMNIYDATEADFQKATHRVYFSNKNPSHVKVRVLNKGI
- a CDS encoding DUF6134 family protein — encoded protein: MLQFTLIFGLLMLTCTRSFCQTIPQKYDVEIAGITIGHMTVAQITSPTSVVYDQNCSVEFWFFGKIRISYKTLSRFDPATRQLLRSDIDAHTNRGNYLSDIIWQKDHYDINVKQYKYERKAVETQPIDFTAMQLYFEEPVGRARVFAEYFGDYATIEPTKKGSYRIRIDDREDEYFYEKGKLVKIIKKNPIKNFVIRLSDS